The Candidatus Effluviviaceae Genus I sp. genome segment CGCTCGATCTCCTCGATGTCCTTGAACGACGTGTCGCTCTGCTCGGTCGCGAGCACAAGGCCGAACCCGACGACGAGGCCCGCGAGCATCGACAGCGCGAGGATCGTGAGCTTGTCGGGCGCGACCGGCGCGACCGGGCGCGTCGCGGGCTGGATGACCTCGAAGCGGCCGCCGGCGCGCGCGGCCTCGAGCGCCTCCTTGATCTGCCCCGCGGCGGACTGCTCGACGAACGCCTCGTAGAGCGCGCGGTTGCTCTCGACCTCCTGCCTGAGCCGCGCGAGCTCGAGCTCGTCCTCGGTCGCCGTGGCGCGGCCCTGCGTGTAACCCCACATGAAGCGCTCGAGCACCGCCTTGCGCTCCGCCGCCATGGACACTTCGGCCTCGGCGACCTTGAGCTCGGCGAACGCGTCGAGGGCGGCCTGCGACGCGCCCGGCACGGTCCGCGCCGCGAGCGCGAGCGCCCTGGCCCGAAGCTCGCCCTTCTTCTCGGCGGTGCTCACGAGAAGGGAGTTCACCTCCGGCCCGCCCTGCGGCTGCCGCACGAGCGCGGAGGCGATCTGGCGCTCGAGCTTCACGAGTTCGTCGGTCTCCGTCGCGAACGCGCCCGAGGCGATCGCGTTCAGCCGGTCTTGACCGGCGCCGGCCGCCGTCCACAGCTCTGCGCGCAGATCGACGACCCGCTGCCGCACCCTGCCCTCGTCCACGGCCGCCTGGCTGATGAGCACGTCCACGCGGTTGACGTTCTGCGCGTTGACCGGGTTCTCGACGGGCGCCCGGGCGACGCGCCCCGACTGGTATCGCTGGAGGGCCCCCTCGGCGTCGTCGAGCTTCGCCTTGAAGATGGCGATCTGCTCCACGCTGAAGCTGTGCACGGCGCGGATCTCGTCGAGCTGCTCGCGCGTGGACGACGCCACGAAGCTGTTCGTGATGTGCTGCGCGAGCAGGAACGCTCGGTCGGGGTCGAGGTCACGCACGATGACCTCGAAGCCGGTGGCCGACGTCCGCGCGATCATCACCCTCTTCTGCAGGAGTTCGACCGCCTTCGCCTCCGCGTAGTCGTCCACGGAGAGCGCGGACGACTTCTCGTGCATCTTGACCGCCCACGCCTGGATGCCCGGGTCCTTCGCCATCCCCAGGGTCCGCACGAGCTCCACGAGGAACGACGTGCTCTTCACCTTCTCCTGAAGCCGCGACAGCTGGTCCTCGTGCGCCGTGCGCGAGCCGACGAACCGCGCGAGCGGCTCCGACAGGCGGTCCTCCACCCTCACCACGACCCTGCTCCGCGCCTCGTACACCGGCGGCAGCGACTGGGCGATCGCGAAGCCGATCACCCCTCCCGTCAGGATCGGGATGATGAAGAGCCACTTCCGACGCCACACGGCCTTGGCGTACGTCCTGAGGTCCACCTGCTTCGTTGTCTGCTCCGGCATGTCACCCCACTCCGGTTGCGGCTTCCCGCGTCGGCTGTCGACCGCTCTACTGCTGAGCTGCTTCCTCGAGAGCCCTTCGCTCCATGTCGCGGAGCTTCCTGTCCTCGATCTCCCTGTCGATGGTGAGATACAGGAGGTACGACGACATGACGTCCCTGACCGACCCGAGCACGGTCGCCGCCCCGCCCCAGATCGCGCCCGCGATGTTCGGCGTCGCCTTGGGCACGACGACGCGGTCGCCGGCTCGCAGGATGAACGGGCTCGCCGTCCCGTCCCGCATCACGCGCTCGACGTCCACGACGGCGACCGCCTGGCCGCCGCCGCTGTTCATCACCACACCCACCTTGCTGAGTTCGGCGTCGGGCGTCGTCCCGCCCGCGAGCGCGAGCGCCTGGATGATGTCCAGCGCCTCGGTCGTCGGGTACGGGCCCGGACTCGCCACTTCGCCAAGCACGTAGACCAGTCCGGGCCCCCGCATGCCCCCGGCCCCCATGAGCGCGGGGACGTCCACCGTGTCGCCGGGCCGGAGCGCGGGCAGCCTCACACCGGTCCCGCGCATGTACGCCCCGAGGTCCACGCTGATCACCTGCGGGTCGCCGACGCCCGGGCGCACGATGGCCACGGACGAGAGGTCCGCGCCCGGCAGCGCGCCGCCCGCCTGCCCGAGAAGTTCGAGGATGTCCGGGATCTCCTCGAAGCTGTATCGCCCCGGGGCCGTCACCTGGCCCGTGAGGTAGATCGACCTGCTGTTGTACACGGCGACCGTGACGGTCACCTGCATCGTCTCGCCCGTGTAGTCCCGGAGCCGCTGTGCGAGCTCCCTCGAGAGCTCCTGGCTCGTCGCCCCTGACGCGCGCAGGTCTCCGACGGGCGGGAACGTCGCAAGCCCGTCCGCCCGCACGACCACCTGCCGCTCGAGCTCCGGGTGCCGCCAGACCGACACGGAGAGAATGTCGCCCGGACCGATCGTGTACTCCGCCGCCCCCGCATCTCGGACGGCGCCCCCGCCGCCAAGCACCGCCAGCGCCAGCACCACCGCCGCAACCAGGCTGCGCCCTGCCATCGGCTGATCCCCCCTGTCCCGTCCCGTCTCGTCGCCGGAAAGGCACACAACGCCGGTGGTGCCTTGCGCCACCGGCATAATCCTGCGAATCACGCTATAGGCGGTGCCTCCGCCCGTCAACATCGAATCTGCGAAAGTGTAGCCTTGCCCGACACCACCGGATTTGAACTGCGCGACCAGGGACGCTGCAACGCCTTCACTGCTAAAGAGTTATGCCATCGCAGCCGAGCAGCGCTACGGTGTCGGATGCCCAGACGCCGTGTCTCCGGAGTGTCGTGTAGTGCGACACTTGGCCAGCCCGGGGTATGCATCGGGCGTGCCAGCGGGTGGCCTTCTTGCCGCACGCGGGCCGCCTTCGCTATCATCCGTGAACCGGACGTCAATAACCAGCGCGCCCTGGAAAGCGCCATGAGCCTCGCCTCGATCGTCCTCGCGTCCATCGCTGCCCTGCTCG includes the following:
- a CDS encoding polysaccharide biosynthesis/export family protein, whose protein sequence is MAGRSLVAAVVLALAVLGGGGAVRDAGAAEYTIGPGDILSVSVWRHPELERQVVVRADGLATFPPVGDLRASGATSQELSRELAQRLRDYTGETMQVTVTVAVYNSRSIYLTGQVTAPGRYSFEEIPDILELLGQAGGALPGADLSSVAIVRPGVGDPQVISVDLGAYMRGTGVRLPALRPGDTVDVPALMGAGGMRGPGLVYVLGEVASPGPYPTTEALDIIQALALAGGTTPDAELSKVGVVMNSGGGQAVAVVDVERVMRDGTASPFILRAGDRVVVPKATPNIAGAIWGGAATVLGSVRDVMSSYLLYLTIDREIEDRKLRDMERRALEEAAQQ